A window of Polaromonas hydrogenivorans contains these coding sequences:
- the kefC gene encoding glutathione-regulated potassium-efflux system protein KefC, protein MTHAPAWLINSFIYLAAAVVAVPLAKKLGLGSIIGYLAAGIAIGPWGLGLVTNVQDILHFAEFGVVLMLFLIGLELEPRRLWSLRRPIFGWGSAQLLSCAGLLTGMAMAFGIHWTTALVAGLGLALSSTAIALQSINERNLMRTSSGQAGFSILLFQDVAAIPILALLPLLGAIGGENEAVAQTSRALEAIKIVAAIASIILGGRLLLRPVLRWIANSGTPEIFTAASLLLVVGIAALMQLVGLSMALGAFLAGVLLAESEYRRELETDIEPFKALLLGLFFIAVGMSIDFGVLWKFPGQMLAILAGFLGLKLLAIYGLAYAMKLPYQERPVFALLLAQGGEFAFVVFQAAAGASVFSPETASLLIGAVALSMLISPLLLVAIDKLVLPRYANGKKSTLEEISEPQEAPVIIAGFGRYGQIVGRMLLAQGISATVLDHDADLIETVRAFGYRVFYGDATRLDLLRTAGAAQAKILVLSVDDVEQSLKIVDVVRENFPQLQIVARARDVTHWNALRDRGVMRVERELFESSLRSARTVLELLGQSQELAQQAAGRFRQHNLELFERMYPHRNDREKVIAVARQGRLQLEAQMKQEREQLAQQAKGSQD, encoded by the coding sequence ATGACCCACGCCCCCGCCTGGCTGATCAACAGCTTCATCTATCTGGCCGCCGCCGTGGTCGCCGTGCCGCTGGCCAAAAAGCTCGGCCTGGGCTCGATCATCGGCTACCTGGCCGCCGGCATCGCCATCGGGCCGTGGGGGCTGGGCCTGGTCACCAACGTGCAGGACATCCTTCACTTTGCCGAGTTCGGCGTGGTGCTGATGCTGTTCCTGATCGGCCTGGAACTCGAACCCAGGCGCCTGTGGAGCCTGCGCCGGCCGATCTTCGGCTGGGGCAGCGCCCAGCTGCTGAGCTGTGCTGGATTGCTGACCGGCATGGCGATGGCGTTTGGTATCCACTGGACGACCGCGCTGGTGGCCGGACTCGGCCTGGCGCTGTCATCGACGGCGATTGCGCTGCAATCGATCAACGAGCGCAACCTGATGCGCACCTCCAGCGGCCAGGCCGGTTTTTCGATTTTGCTGTTCCAGGACGTGGCGGCCATCCCGATTCTGGCGCTGCTCCCGCTGCTGGGCGCCATTGGAGGAGAAAATGAGGCGGTTGCGCAGACCAGCCGTGCACTTGAAGCTATAAAAATAGTAGCAGCGATTGCCAGCATCATCCTCGGCGGCCGGCTGCTGCTGCGGCCGGTGCTGCGCTGGATCGCCAACAGCGGCACGCCCGAAATCTTCACCGCCGCGTCGCTGCTGCTGGTGGTCGGCATTGCCGCCTTGATGCAGCTGGTCGGGCTGTCGATGGCGCTGGGCGCTTTCCTGGCCGGTGTGCTGCTGGCTGAAAGCGAATACCGGCGCGAACTGGAAACCGACATCGAGCCGTTCAAGGCGCTGCTGCTGGGCCTGTTCTTCATCGCCGTGGGTATGAGCATCGACTTTGGCGTGCTGTGGAAATTTCCGGGACAGATGCTGGCCATCCTGGCAGGCTTTCTGGGCCTCAAGCTGCTGGCGATTTACGGCCTGGCCTATGCCATGAAGCTGCCCTACCAGGAGCGGCCGGTGTTTGCGCTGCTGCTGGCGCAGGGCGGCGAATTTGCCTTCGTGGTGTTCCAGGCGGCCGCCGGCGCCAGCGTGTTCTCGCCGGAAACCGCATCGCTACTGATCGGCGCGGTGGCGCTGTCCATGCTCATCAGCCCGCTGCTGCTGGTGGCCATCGACAAGCTGGTCTTGCCGCGCTATGCCAACGGCAAGAAATCGACGCTGGAAGAAATCTCGGAGCCGCAGGAAGCGCCAGTCATCATTGCCGGCTTCGGCCGCTATGGCCAGATCGTCGGACGCATGCTGCTGGCGCAAGGCATTTCGGCCACCGTGCTCGACCACGACGCAGATCTGATTGAAACCGTGCGCGCCTTTGGCTACCGCGTGTTCTACGGCGACGCCACGCGGCTCGATTTGCTGCGCACGGCGGGCGCGGCGCAGGCGAAGATTCTGGTGCTGTCGGTCGATGACGTGGAGCAGTCGCTGAAAATCGTCGATGTGGTGCGCGAGAACTTTCCGCAACTGCAGATCGTCGCCAGAGCCCGCGATGTGACGCACTGGAACGCGCTGCGCGACCGGGGCGTGATGCGCGTCGAGCGCGAACTGTTCGAGTCCAGCCTGCGCAGCGCCCGCACTGTGCTGGAACTGCTGGGCCAGTCGCAAGAGCTAGCGCAGCAAGCCGCCGGGCGCTTTCGCCAGCACAACCTGGAGCTGTTCGAGCGCATGTACCCGCACCGCAACGACCGCGAAAAAGTGATTGCCGTGGCCCGGCAGGGACGGCTGCAGTTAGAGGCGCAGATGAAGCAGGAGCGCGAGCAGCTGGCGCAGCAAGCCAAGGGTTCGCAGGACTGA
- a CDS encoding type II toxin-antitoxin system VapC family toxin: MNSVLLDTSFLITFSDPTRANHAAAVQYYRECVQRQVPMYLSTIVISEFQVKQAINDLPLRNFVVLPFNVDHAMLCGVIIRKMARDPEDDRVRVKDDFKLLAQCECELISHLISEDASTLAKYLDRACVTGLATTRTVLLRDGFDAAWFENGQARLLP; this comes from the coding sequence TTGAACAGCGTGCTGCTGGACACCAGCTTCCTGATCACCTTTAGCGACCCCACGCGTGCCAACCATGCGGCAGCCGTCCAGTATTACCGGGAATGTGTGCAGCGGCAGGTGCCTATGTATCTGTCCACGATTGTGATTTCGGAGTTCCAGGTCAAGCAGGCCATCAACGACTTGCCTTTGCGTAACTTCGTGGTGCTGCCATTCAATGTGGATCACGCCATGCTGTGCGGCGTGATCATTCGAAAGATGGCGCGTGACCCGGAAGACGACCGGGTGCGGGTCAAGGATGACTTCAAACTTTTGGCGCAGTGTGAGTGTGAACTCATCAGCCATTTGATCAGCGAAGATGCCAGCACTCTTGCCAAGTACCTTGATCGCGCTTGCGTGACGGGTTTGGCCACGACAAGGACGGTGCTGTTGCGAGACGGCTTCGATGCCGCGTGGTTCGAGAACGGTCAGGCACGTCTGCTGCCCTGA
- a CDS encoding sulfite exporter TauE/SafE family protein → MDFPLITDPFFYAVAIPAVLLLGISKSGFGAGFGSLAVPMIALAVTVPQAAAILMPLLLLMDLLGIAAFRKDFDFQFLKFLVPFGLLGTVAGALLFRVLDARTVAAIVGGFTLLFLAQRLLFAPRPDSPPPPKWLGALLTVTSGFTSFVAHAGGPPISAYVIPLRLSPVKYTATMAFFFFVINLSKWIPYAWLGLLDLRNMATSLVLLPLAPVGVWIGVRLARTISPLWFYRFLYGGMFLTGVKLLWDGVA, encoded by the coding sequence GTGGACTTTCCGCTGATCACCGACCCCTTCTTTTACGCCGTGGCCATTCCTGCCGTGCTGCTGCTGGGCATCAGCAAAAGCGGTTTCGGCGCCGGCTTTGGCTCGCTGGCCGTGCCGATGATTGCGCTGGCCGTCACGGTGCCGCAGGCAGCGGCGATTTTGATGCCGCTGCTCCTCCTCATGGACCTGCTCGGCATCGCTGCATTCCGCAAGGATTTCGACTTCCAGTTTTTGAAGTTCCTCGTGCCCTTTGGCCTGCTGGGAACGGTGGCGGGCGCGCTCTTGTTCCGGGTGCTCGATGCCCGCACGGTCGCGGCCATCGTCGGCGGCTTCACGCTGCTGTTTTTGGCGCAGCGCCTGCTGTTTGCTCCCCGGCCCGACAGCCCGCCGCCGCCCAAATGGCTGGGCGCGCTGCTGACCGTGACCTCGGGTTTCACCAGCTTCGTCGCCCACGCGGGCGGCCCGCCGATCAGCGCCTACGTCATTCCGTTGCGGCTCAGTCCGGTCAAATACACCGCCACCATGGCGTTTTTCTTTTTCGTGATCAACCTGTCCAAGTGGATTCCCTACGCCTGGCTCGGCCTGCTTGACCTGCGCAACATGGCGACTTCGCTGGTGTTGCTGCCGCTGGCGCCGGTGGGCGTGTGGATCGGCGTGCGCCTGGCCAGAACCATCAGCCCGCTGTGGTTTTACCGCTTTCTTTATGGCGGCATGTTTTTGACGGGCGTCAAGCTGCTGTGGGACGGGGTGGCCTGA
- a CDS encoding trimeric intracellular cation channel family protein gives MLADIQSWGETLRLLVELAGTAAFALSGLLEAARKRLDAVGVCVVACVTAFGGGTLRDLLLDRRPFFWVQHVELLWGVMALCVLVMLFMRQRHFEVTEKAIQWPDALGLGLFTATGVHLALNEQMPILVAVLMGVTTGVFGGVLRDVVCNEVPTAFRDHRPYAVCAFAGGWIYAGLGLLDAPGWVALVACVAVTAGLRLMALWRNWELPAWRV, from the coding sequence ATGCTTGCTGACATTCAATCCTGGGGAGAAACGCTGCGCCTGCTGGTCGAGCTGGCCGGCACGGCCGCCTTTGCCTTGTCGGGCCTGCTCGAAGCGGCGCGCAAACGGCTGGACGCCGTCGGGGTTTGCGTGGTGGCCTGTGTGACGGCCTTCGGCGGCGGCACGCTGCGCGACCTGCTGCTGGACCGGCGGCCGTTTTTCTGGGTCCAGCATGTCGAGCTGCTCTGGGGCGTGATGGCGCTATGCGTGCTGGTGATGCTGTTCATGCGCCAGCGGCATTTCGAAGTGACCGAGAAAGCGATCCAGTGGCCCGATGCGCTGGGGCTGGGCCTGTTCACCGCCACCGGCGTTCACCTGGCGCTCAATGAGCAGATGCCGATACTGGTCGCCGTGCTGATGGGCGTGACGACCGGCGTGTTCGGCGGCGTGCTGCGCGATGTGGTCTGCAATGAAGTGCCCACGGCCTTTCGTGACCACCGGCCGTATGCGGTCTGCGCATTTGCCGGCGGCTGGATTTACGCCGGGCTTGGGCTGCTTGACGCGCCGGGCTGGGTGGCGCTGGTGGCCTGCGTCGCCGTGACCGCAGGCCTGCGTCTCATGGCGCTGTGGCGCAACTGGGAACTGCCTGCCTGGCGGGTTTGA